A single genomic interval of Meleagris gallopavo isolate NT-WF06-2002-E0010 breed Aviagen turkey brand Nicholas breeding stock unplaced genomic scaffold, Turkey_5.1 ChrUn_random_7180001829961, whole genome shotgun sequence harbors:
- the LOC109364255 gene encoding claw keratin-like: MSCSSLCAPACGVAAPAPLADSYNEPCVRQCPDSTVVIQPPATVVTFPGPILSSFPQSSVVGSAGVPAVGSGL, translated from the coding sequence ATGTCCTGCTCCAGCCTGTGTGCCCCTGCCTGTGGGGTGGCCGCCCCGGCCCCACTGGCTGACAGCTACAACGAGCCCTGCGTGCGCCAGTGCCCCGACTCCACCGTGGTGATCCAACCCCCGGCCACCGTGGTCACCTTCCCCGggcccatcctcagctccttcccgcagagCTCCGTGGTTGGCTCAGCAGGAGTG